A genomic window from Spiroplasma endosymbiont of Labia minor includes:
- the mnmE gene encoding tRNA uridine-5-carboxymethylaminomethyl(34) synthesis GTPase MnmE, giving the protein MMINDTIVAPATNIQTQAISLIRVSGEDAFKIVNKLFKKPLQNIRGVEFKKLIFENEIIDEVVIVKFISPNSFTGEDVIEINCHGSVLIVNKIISILIILGARMALKGEFTQRAFVGGRINLIQAEAINDLIAAENDFAMKVSLRNLDAKKNNELLEIKNELLEIISKIQVSIDYPDYDDVENSTTNDYLHHFDKIQKSISNILKLSKIANKSFNGIPTAIIGETNVGKSSLLNFLLNEDKAIVSSIKGTTRDILEGKINLNNLTLNLIDTAGIRKTKNEIEKIGIEKSLLQIEKAELILFVIDATKYNDVDNNLLAKIKNKPHVIILNKKDLITEQEIQKIKLKYGDVVFISIINNDIGNLLDVVEDKFNFLNLKIDDQPILANANQIGQLEILMKQLEIADLNLKNNFSIDIIAIDLQNAWNTLNNLIGETYDEEILDNIFRKYCLGK; this is encoded by the coding sequence TTGATGATTAATGATACTATTGTTGCTCCTGCCACAAATATTCAAACTCAAGCAATTTCATTAATTAGAGTTTCAGGTGAAGATGCATTTAAAATTGTTAATAAATTATTTAAAAAACCTTTACAAAATATACGAGGAGTCGAATTTAAAAAACTTATATTTGAAAATGAAATTATAGATGAAGTTGTCATAGTTAAATTCATTTCTCCAAATTCATTTACAGGTGAAGATGTCATAGAAATAAATTGTCATGGAAGTGTATTAATTGTAAATAAAATAATTTCAATTTTAATAATACTCGGTGCAAGAATGGCTCTAAAGGGAGAATTTACACAACGAGCTTTTGTTGGTGGAAGAATAAATTTAATTCAAGCAGAAGCGATTAATGATTTGATTGCAGCAGAAAATGATTTTGCGATGAAAGTATCACTTAGAAATTTAGATGCTAAAAAAAATAATGAATTATTAGAAATAAAAAATGAATTATTAGAAATAATTTCAAAAATACAAGTTTCAATAGATTATCCAGATTATGATGATGTGGAAAATTCTACAACAAATGATTATTTGCATCATTTTGATAAAATTCAAAAATCTATTTCAAATATTTTAAAATTATCTAAAATTGCTAATAAAAGTTTTAATGGTATTCCAACCGCGATTATTGGAGAAACAAATGTTGGTAAATCTTCTTTATTAAATTTTTTATTGAATGAAGATAAAGCGATTGTGTCTTCAATCAAGGGGACAACTAGAGATATTTTGGAAGGCAAAATAAATTTAAATAATTTAACTTTAAATTTAATTGATACAGCAGGAATTAGAAAAACCAAAAACGAAATTGAAAAAATAGGAATTGAAAAATCTCTTTTGCAAATAGAAAAAGCTGAATTAATTTTATTTGTAATAGATGCAACCAAATATAATGATGTTGATAATAATTTATTAGCTAAAATTAAAAATAAACCTCATGTAATAATTCTTAATAAGAAAGATTTAATTACTGAGCAAGAAATTCAAAAAATAAAATTAAAATATGGGGATGTTGTTTTTATTTCAATTATAAATAATGATATAGGTAATTTGCTTGATGTTGTTGAAGATAAATTTAATTTTTTAAATTTGAAAATAGATGATCAGCCAATATTGGCAAACGCAAATCAAATTGGACAATTGGAGATACTAATGAAACAATTAGAAATTGCTGATTTAAATTTAAAAAATAATTTTTCAATAGACATAATTGCGATTGACTTGCAAAATGCATGAAATACTTTGAATAATTTAATTGGAGAAACATATGATGAAGAAATTTTAGATAATATTTTTAGAAAATATTGTTTAGGAAAATAA
- a CDS encoding R3H domain-containing nucleic acid-binding protein: protein MSLNKLEVKYFSSQKKLNHFLHQQDQEQMYLILENESIIKKTAELKVILFNFEDIYKYVEDMVNILAVGFLKVNPNVVSIKFNDRAFSIDFSDELKLNEPEDFKIFSAIKDLINFGIRETFLKPYYAVIIYEPYLEKLKDKFIGYVLKIKDQVIETKKDIELMPMPQLVRNEIHKILSAFPNIMTRSVDTNENRRILIRYKETKIKNG from the coding sequence ATGAGTTTAAATAAATTAGAAGTTAAATATTTTAGTAGTCAAAAAAAGTTGAATCATTTTTTACATCAACAAGATCAAGAACAAATGTATTTAATATTAGAAAACGAATCAATTATAAAAAAAACAGCAGAATTAAAAGTTATTTTATTTAATTTTGAAGATATTTATAAATACGTAGAAGATATGGTAAATATTTTAGCTGTTGGTTTTTTAAAAGTTAATCCAAACGTAGTTTCAATAAAATTCAATGATAGAGCATTTTCAATTGATTTTTCTGATGAACTGAAATTAAATGAACCAGAAGATTTTAAAATATTTTCTGCTATAAAAGATTTAATAAATTTTGGAATAAGAGAGACCTTTCTTAAACCTTATTATGCTGTTATTATTTATGAACCTTATTTAGAAAAATTAAAAGATAAATTTATTGGGTATGTCTTAAAAATTAAAGATCAAGTAATAGAAACTAAAAAAGATATAGAACTTATGCCGATGCCTCAATTAGTTAGAAATGAAATTCATAAAATATTATCTGCTTTTCCGAATATAATGACAAGATCTGTAGATACAAACGAAAATAGAAGAATTCTTATTCGTTATAAAGAAACAAAAATAAAAAATGGTTAA